From a region of the Montipora foliosa isolate CH-2021 unplaced genomic scaffold, ASM3666993v2 scaffold_432, whole genome shotgun sequence genome:
- the LOC137988876 gene encoding uncharacterized protein has translation MSSLKETRDLLLVSRVKGIINANEFAILYDVNMSKNPLFPYDNYEEFSLDNFSEEECIAEFRVEKNDLPVLGDALGIPPVFRCSQRSVFEGMEGLCMLLKRLAYPCRYSDMIPRFGRPVPEISMMTNVVLDWIYNEHGHHLTDFNQPFLSRASLRTYADSIHQKGAALNNCWGFVDGTVRPICHPLQNQRIVYNGHKRVHALKFQSIVTPNGLIANLYGPVGE, from the coding sequence ATGTCCAGCTTAAAGGAAACGCGAGATTTACTTTTAGTTTCCCGTGTCAAAGGAATCATAAACGCAAATGAATTTGCCATTCTTTACGACGTAAATATGTCAAAAAATCCACTATTTCCGTACGACAACTATGAAGAATTCTCTCTGGACAATTTCAGCGAAGAAGAATGCATAGCAGAATTCCgtgttgagaaaaatgatttGCCTGTTTTGGGAGATGCCCTTGGAATTCCACCGGTGTTCCGTTGCTCGCAGAGGTCCGTGTTTGAAGGAATGGAAGGCTTGTGTATGCTGCTTAAACGACTTGCATATCCTTGTCGTTACAGTGACATGATTCCACGATTTGGCAGACCTGTCCCAGAAATTAGCATGATGACCAATGTTGTTCTAGACTGGATTTACAACGAACATGGCCACCATCTTACTGATTTTAACCAGCCCTTCCTCTCCCGTGCCTCTCTGCGAACATATGCAGATTCAATCCATCAAAAAGGCGCAGCGTTGAATAACTGCTGGGGTTTCGTTGATGGCACTGTCCGTCCTATTTGCCACCCACTCCAAAATCAGCGAATCGTCTACAATGGCCACAAAAGGGTACATGCCTTGAAGTTCCAATCTATTGTAACCCCTAATGGTCTTATTGCCAACTTGTATGGCCCAGTTGGTGAGTAG
- the LOC137988850 gene encoding putative uncharacterized protein DDB_G0274435, with translation MEWTEQKDVMLAREILLCEPFQYRVGSKERGSVWSQIATNLNTHPGFTVSQRAVRDRYGILEKKAKKRKREIENGTGISPEDSELDLALEEIIEKWEAADQDFQLDNQSKAKKVEKDKETAEEMRRMSMETLGASKNRKSDSDESAEEKRCKRRRGGSDTVQFLKEHSEMEFTFKREELEAKKSEQSLLTEQQKQQQQMISMFQQQLQQQNHQQQLQQQQMQQQLQQMQTMFMESQKQQAQLMATLFQKMSEHK, from the coding sequence ATGGAGTGGACAGAACAAAAAGATGTGATGCTCGCCCGTGAAATCCTTCTTTGTGAGCCCTTTCAATATAGGGTTGGCTCAAAAGAACGTGGTTCGGTGTGGAGCCAAATAGCGACAAATCTGAATACTCATCCAGGGTTCACAGTGTCACAGAGAGCTGTTAGAGATCGTTACGGCATCCTCgagaaaaaagccaaaaagcgaAAACGTGAAATTGAAAATGGAACTGGCATCTCCCCTGAAGATTCAGAGCTCGATTTAGCCCTTGAAGAAATCATAGAAAAATGGGAAGCGGCTGATCAAGATTTCCAGCTTGATAACCAAAGCAAGGCGAAAAAAGTAGAAAAGGACAAAGAAACAGCAGAGGAGATGCGGAGAATGTCAATGGAAACTCTCGGTGCTTCTAAGAATAGGAAATCCGATTCAGATGAGTCAGCGGAAGAGAAGCGGTGTAAAAGGCGGCGAGGTGGCAGCGACACAGTCCAGTTTTTAAAAGAGCATAGTGAGATGGAGTTTACGtttaaaagagaagagctcGAGGCCAAGAAAAGTGAGCAGTCGCTTTTAACTGAGCAACAGAAGCAACAGCAACAGATGATTTCCATGTTCCAGCAACAACTACAGCAACAGAACCaccaacaacaactacaacaacagcAGATGcagcaacaactacaacagatGCAAACTATGTTTATGGAATCCCAGAAGCAGCAAGCGCAGCTTATGGCCACCTTATTTCAGAAAATGTCAGAACACAAATAG